A genomic segment from Gavia stellata isolate bGavSte3 chromosome 6, bGavSte3.hap2, whole genome shotgun sequence encodes:
- the HEPACAM2 gene encoding HEPACAM family member 2 gives MFSRSPLANFFWDLQCKIYFLLVGICSALKLTVPSHTIHGIEGQPLHLTVDYNFNATASEIQIIWLFERPQNNPKYLLGSVNQTVVPDLEYQHKFTLIPPNASLMINPLHISDEGNYIVKVNVRGNGTIAASQKIQVAVDVPVTKPVVHTEPSSGAVEYVGNITLKCTVGKGTRVVYQWMKNGKPLHAGPNYSFSSHNATLLIVPVVKEDIGNYSCLVSNPVSAMESEIIAPTIYYGPYGLRVKSDKGLNIGAVFTVDMGEVILFDCSADSNPPNTYSWIQRADNTTQVIKYGPHLEVVSDKVAQKTIDYMCRAFNNVTGKRDETRFTVVVTSVGLEKLAQKGKSLSSLAVITGISLFLILAMTFLFIWKRYQPHKVIQQKLQSRPEADYRKAQTFSGHESALDDFGIYEFVTIPDLATGSRVSSQSIPGSDFVPGQDMLSTVYEVIQHIPEQTQQDHQQ, from the exons ATGTTTTCACGGAGCCCTTTAGCCAACTTCTTTTGGGACTTACagtgcaaaatatattttctgcttgTAG GTATTTGTTCTGCCTTAAAGTTGACAGTACCGTCTCATACCATCCATGGTATTGAAGGGCAACCACTCCATCTTACTGTAGACTACAATTTCAACGCTACAGCTTCTGAAATCCAGATAATTTGGCTTTTTGAGAGGCCTCAAAATAATCCAAAATACTTGCTTGGCTCTGTAAATCAAACTGTAGTTCCAGACTTGGAATACCAGCACAAGTTTACCCTCATACCGCCGAATGCATCTTTGATGATCAATCCATTGCATATCAGTGATGAGGGCAATTATATTGTAAAAGTCAATGTCCGTGGAAATGGGACAATAGCTGCCAGTCAAAAGATTCAAGTAGCTGTTGATG ttcCTGTCACAAAGCCAGTTGTACATACTGAACCATCTTCAGGGGCAGTGGAGTATGTAGGGAATATTACGTTAAAATGTACTGTGGGTAAAGGTACAAGGGTAGTTTACCAGTGGATGAAAAATGGGAAGCCTCTCCATGCTGGCCCTAATTACAGCTTTTCATCACACAATGCAACACTTCTAATTGTTCCTGTTGTAAAAGAAGACATTGGGAATTACAGCTGTCTGGTATCTAACCCTGTCAGTGCAATGGAAAGTGAGATAATTGCACCAACCATATATT ATGGACCTTATGGACTTAGAGTTAAATCAGATAAAGGTCTGAATATAGGGGCGGTGTTTACAGTTGACATGGGGGAAGTTATACTGTTTGATTGCTCAGCAGACTCAAATCCACCAAATACTTATTCGTGGATTCAAAGGGCTGACAATACCACTCAGGTAATCAAATATGGACCCCATCTGGAAGTTGTATCTGATAAGGTGGCCCAGAAGACAATAGATTACATGTGCCGTGCTTTCAACAACGTGACTGGAAAACGAGATGAAACTCGCTTCACAGTTGTCGTTACTTCTGTAG GATTGGAAAAGCTGGCccagaaaggaaaatctttGTCATCTCTTGCAGTAATAACGggaatttcattatttttgatcCTAGCTATGACCTTTTTATTCATATGGAAAAGATATCAGCCACATAAAG tgatacaacagaagctgcagagcag GCCAGAGGCTGATTACAGGAAGGCACAGACATTTTCAG GACATGAAAGTGCTTTGGATGATTTTGGGATATATGAATTTGTCACTATTCCTGATCTTGCTACTGGTTCTAGG